In Haliotis asinina isolate JCU_RB_2024 chromosome 15, JCU_Hal_asi_v2, whole genome shotgun sequence, one DNA window encodes the following:
- the LOC137266163 gene encoding uncharacterized protein has product MMPLTRVLAVLVSQLVVETASGQPLGQEGIWVQPCAGTTEISDRPIHRPRRSHHLTAELLLLKLKSESAASLCGELRSRITRIILPSTANVLNTYPPLTGFPDTRTSHRVERNMTKLLLWDVERLTQVGVFLEQILTEYVDYNAELRQLETKYRETKCQVHRLLEMVGQEVTPQVSRDIMPDHLRNMFEYVHRNHHSFSLLSVRLPAVAGMNDV; this is encoded by the exons ATGATGCCATTGACACGTGTTTTAGCCG TGCTCGTCAGTCAACTGGTTGTAGAGACAGCATCTGGACAACCCTTGGGTCAAGAAGGAATTTGGGTTCAACCCTGCGCTGGAACTACCGAAATATCAGATCGCCCAATACATCGGCCTAGACGCTCGCATCACTTGACAGCGGAACTACTGCTTCTGAAACTGAAGTCGGAGTCCGCAGCGAGTCTTTGCGGTGAACTCAGGAGCAGAATT ACACGCATCATCCTTCCGTCCACTGCCAATGTGCTCAACACCTACCCTCCACTGACAGGCTTCCCCGACACTCGCACGTCACACAGGGTTGAGAGAAAT ATGACAAAGCTGCTGTTATGGGATGTGGAGAGATTGACCCAAGTCGGTGTTTTCCTCGAACAGATTCTCACAGAGTATGTTGACTATAATGCTGAGCTGCGCCAACTGGAAACCAAGTATAGGGAAACCAAATGTCAGGTCCACCGTCTACTTGAAATGGTGGGACAGGAAGTGACGCCACAAGTGTCACGTGACATCATGCCTGATCATTTGCGAAATATGTTTGAGTATGTTCATCGCAATCACC ATTCGTTTTCTCTCCTGTCAGTCAGATTACCAGCTGTTGCTGGAATGAATGATGTCTAA